Proteins encoded by one window of Chaetodon trifascialis isolate fChaTrf1 chromosome 15, fChaTrf1.hap1, whole genome shotgun sequence:
- the LOC139342885 gene encoding disintegrin and metalloproteinase domain-containing protein 11-like isoform X1 — MLAVWCFTVFAAVGERLAVSGTDRSPVQDGGMWDWFTPAEQPDSGDDATQVTYPKRLVQQIESEEEMAHDHLDTRVKNNTGETSPVHLAQSCFQVEAFGRTFTLDLELNHHLLSSEYVERHFNQDGRPSQSVGGEHCYYQGRLRGIPESWAALSTCHGLCGMFSDGFFSYGIEPTHNTSNQDDGAHVIRRMPDIRLSPECSDCTEDSEWESRGGEGDEDRPDQTREQQVSAGLRRSKRFVRKPSVQTETKYIELMVVNDNEMFVQLRRSSSQTKNFAKAVVNMADAIYKEQLNTRIVLVAMETWTSKNMMPVMEDPLITLQNFMKYRKDNIREQSDVVHLFSGRTFHSSRSGTAYTGGVCSLTRGGGINEYGNVGAMAITLCQSLGQNIGMRWNNARNSAGDCRCPDAWLGCIMEDTGYYLPRKFSRCSVDEYIQFLLQGGASCLFNKPNKLLDPPECGNGFVEPGEECDCGSQVECARSGGACCKKCTLTHDAMCSNGLCCSGCKYERRGVVCRDAVNDCDIPETCTGDSSQCPHNVHKLDGYICDSSQGRCYGGRCRTRDGQCRGLWGYNSADRFCYEKLNAEGTEKGNCGPGPEGQGWLQCNKPDVLCGFLFCANVTMKPKFGDLQGEVTSFTLYHQNKYLDCRGGHALLEDGSDLGYVEDGTPCGPNMMCLERRCLPVAAFNLSTCSGSNFGRICSDHGTCSNEVKCICDRDYTGKDCSVFDPIPEPTVPTGPEKKGPSGTNIIIGSIAGAILLAAIVLGGTGWGFKNIRRGRSGGG; from the exons ATGCTGGCGGTGTGGTGCTTCACGGTCTTTGCTGCAGTGGGCGAGAGGCTTGCAGTCTcag GTACAGACAGGAGCCCGGTGCAGGATGGAGGCATGTGGGACTGGTTCACCCCGGCAGAGCAGCCCGACAGCGGGGACGATGCCACTCAGGTCACCTATCCGAAGCGGCTGGTGCAGCAGATCGAGTCGGAGGAGGAAATGGCTCATGACCACCTGGATACCAGGGTGAAGAACAACACCGGGGAGACCTCG cccGTCCACTTGGCCCAGAGCTGTTTCCAAGTGGAAGCCTTCGGACGGACCTTCACTCTGGACCTGGAGCTGAACCA TCACCTCCTATCGTCAGAATATGTGGAACGGCACTTTAACCAGGACGGCAGACCCTCACAGTCTGTG GGAGGGGAGCACTGCTACTACCAGGGAAGGTTAAGAGGCATACCGGAGTCCTGGGCAGCTCTGTCCACCTGCCACGGCCTGTG CGGCATGTTCTCTGATGGCTTCTTCTCTTACGGGATTGAGCCCACTCACAACACAAGCAATCAG GATGATGGTGCTCACGTAATCCGCAGGATGCCTGATATCAGGCTTTCCCCTGAATGCTCAG ACTGTACAGAGGACAGCGagtgggagagcagaggaggtgaaggcGATGAGGACAGACCGGACCAAACGAGGGAGCAGCAGGTGTCTGCGGGGCTGAGGCGATCCAAGAGGTTCGTTCGCAAGCCCTCTGTCCAGACTGAGACCAAATATATTGAGTTGATGGTGGTCAACGACAACGAAATG TTTGTACAGCTGCGTCGCTCCAGCAGCCAAACCAAGAACTTTGCCAAAGCAGTGGTCAACATGGCAGATGCG ATCTACAAGGAGCAGCTGAACACGAGGATCGTGCTGGTTGCGATGGAGACCTGGACCTCTAAAAATATGATGCCAGTCATGGAAGATCCATTGATAACGCTGCAGAACTTCATGAAATACAGGAAGGACAACATCAGAGAGCAGAGTGACGTCGTCCATCTTTTCTC AGGGCGAACGTTTCACAGTAGCCGCAGTGGGACAGCCTACACAGGAGGAGTGTGCTCACTAACGAGGGGAGGGGGAATCAACGAG TACGGGAACGTCGGCGCGATGGCCATCACTTTGTGCCAGAGTCTCGGCCAGAACATCGGCATGAGGTGGAACAACGCTCGCAACTCCGCAG GAGACTGCAGGTGCCCGGATGCCTGGCTGGGCTGCATCATGGAGGACACGGG atACTATCTGCCCAGAAAGTTTTCTCGCTGCAGTGTCGATGAGTACATCCAGTTCTTGCTCCAAGGGGGCGCGAGCTGCCTCTTCAACAAGCCCAACAAG ctgttgGACCCTCCGGAGTGTGGGAACGGCTTTGTGGAGCCAGGGGAGGAGTGTGACTGTGGATCCCAGGTG GAGTGCGCCCGCAGTGGAGGAGCCTGCTGCAAAAAATGCACCCTTACCCATGATGCCATGTGCAGTAACGGACTGTGCTGCAGTGGCTGCAAG TACGAGCGGAGAGGCGTGGTATGTCGAGACGCTGTGAACGACTGCGATATCCCAGAGACGTGCACCGGAGACTCCAGCCAG TGTCCTCATAATGTCCACAAGCTGGACGGCTACATCTGTGACAGCAGTCAG GGCCGCTGTTATGGGGGACGATGCAGGACTCGTGATGGACAGTGCAGGGGTCTCTGGGGTTATA ATTCAGCGGACAGGTTTTGTTATGAGAAGCTGAATGCTGAGGGGACAGAGAAAGGCAACTGTGGTCCAGGTCCTGAAGGCCAGGGCTGGCTGCAGTGCAACAAGCC GGATGTTTTATGCGGCTTCCTCTTCTGTGCCAACGTGACCATGAAGCCAAAGTTCGGAGACCTGCAGGGTGAGGTGACCAGCTTCACCCTCTACCACCAGAACAAGTACCTGGACTGCAG AGGGGGCCACGCTCTGCTGGAGGACGGCTCGGACCTGGGCTACGTGGAGGACGGCACTCCCTGCGGTCCCAACATGATGTGTTTGGAGCGACGCTGCCTCCCTGTGGCCGCGTTCAACCTCAGCACCTGTTCGGGGTCCAACTTTGGACGGATCTGTTCCGACCACGGG ACCTGCAGTAATGAGGTGAAGTGCATCTGCGACAGGGACTACACAGGGAAGGACTGCAGCGTCTTCGATCCCATCCCTGAGCCAACGGTCCCGACGGGCCCAGAGAAGAAAG GTCCCAGTGGCACCAATATCATAATAGGGTCCATCGCAGGTGCTATTCTCCTGGCAGCTATAGTCCTAGGGGGAACAGGATGGGGATTTAA GAACATTCGGAGAGGAAG aTCTGGAGGAGGATAA
- the LOC139342886 gene encoding endoplasmic reticulum protein SC65-like isoform X1, producing MMLLKSLCLAFLLPALVEAQYEKYSFRSFPQKDIMPLDSTYGYALEQYAAQNWAESIKFLELSLRLHRLLRDSEAFCSRNCSSVSRDNDTLFADGTLRVVRHILLRAACLKKCKAGFPVFNLAYPRRDILETFEKRTPYRYIQYAHYQLNNLEKAVAAAHTFLKKNPTDPHLTKNMNYYKTLFDVEEYLIDHEEQPYESVFLKSVTLYNSGDFSSSARNMEQAITRYFEVYNDCLVGCEGAYEILEFKDFYPTLADLFTDALKCKVRCEEQLTPSVGGFVVEKFVATMYHYLQFSYYKMNDVKNAAPCAASYMLFDHKDQVMQQNVAYYRFYREQWGLEDGDFQPRPEALRYFNETNKQKEMLEFALNYLQTDDEDVVSPEDVAGSLSEHPDGEFEGVGDYEESFLADWWQEPKTKWDTGETAD from the exons ATGATGCTCCTGAAAAGCTTGTGTCTGGCCTTCCTCCTTCCGGCCCTGGTGGAGGCTCAGTACGAGAAGTACAGCTTTAGAAGTTTCCCCCAGAAGGACATCATGCCGCTGGACTCCACGTACGGCTACGCGCTGGAGCAGTACGCGGCGCAGAACTGGGCAGAGAGCATCAAGTTCCTGGAGCTCAGCCTGCGGCTCCACCGGCTGCTGCGGGACAGCGAGGCTTTCTGCAGCCGCAACTGCAGCTCCGTCAGCCGGGACAACGACACCCTGTTCGCCGACGGCACCCTGCGCGTCGTGCGCCACATCCTGCTGAGGGCTGCGTGCCTGAAAAAGTGCAAAGCGGGGTTTCCAGTGTTCAACCTCGCGTACCCACGGAGGGATATACTGGAAACTTTCGAGAAACGGACACCGTATCGGTACATTCAGTATGCGCACTACCAG CTTAACAACCTGGAGAAGGCCGTGGCGGCGGCGCACACCTTCCTGAAGAAGAACCCCACCGACCCCCATCTGACCAAGAACATGAACTACTACAAGACGCTGTTCGACGTGGAGGAGTACCTCATCGACCACGAGGAGCAGCCGTACGAA AGCGTTTTCCTGAAGAGCGTGACGCTTTACAACAGCGGAGACTTCAGCAGCAGCGCCCGGAACATGGAGCAGGCCATCACGCGCTACTTTGAAGTGTACAACGACTGCTTGGTGGGCTGCGAGGGCGCCTACGAGATCCTGGAGTTCAAAGACTTCTACCCCACCCTGGCAG aTCTCTTCACGGATGCGCTGAAATGTAAGGTCAGATGCGAAGAGCAGCTGACGCCCAGCGTCGGAGGCTTCGTCGTGGAGAAGTTCGTAGCCACCATGTATCACTACCTCCAGTTTTCCTATTATAAAA TGAACGACGTGAAGAACGCCGCTCCGTGCGCGGCCAGTTACATGCTGTTCGACCACAAGGACCAGGTGATGCAGCAAAATGTAGCGTACTATCGCTTCTACCGGGAGCAGTGGGGACTCGAGGACGGCGACTTTCAGCCTCGGCCt gaggcTCTGAGGTATTTTAACGAGACAAACAAGCAGAAGGAGATGCTGGAGTTTGCACTGAACTACCTACAAACAGACGATGAG GACGTGGTGAGTCCAGAAGACGTGGCCGGCTCTCTGTCAGAGCACCCTGACGGTGAGTTTGAGGGCGTGGGAGACTACGAGGAGTCCTTCCTGGCCGACTGGTGGCAAGAACCCAAAACGAAGTGGGACACCGGAGAGACGGCCGACTGA
- the LOC139342885 gene encoding disintegrin and metalloproteinase domain-containing protein 11-like isoform X2 translates to MLAVWCFTVFAAVGERLAVSGTDRSPVQDGGMWDWFTPAEQPDSGDDATQVTYPKRLVQQIESEEEMAHDHLDTRVKNNTGETSPVHLAQSCFQVEAFGRTFTLDLELNHHLLSSEYVERHFNQDGRPSQSVGGEHCYYQGRLRGIPESWAALSTCHGLCGMFSDGFFSYGIEPTHNTSNQDDGAHVIRRMPDIRLSPECSDCTEDSEWESRGGEGDEDRPDQTREQQVSAGLRRSKRFVRKPSVQTETKYIELMVVNDNEMFVQLRRSSSQTKNFAKAVVNMADAIYKEQLNTRIVLVAMETWTSKNMMPVMEDPLITLQNFMKYRKDNIREQSDVVHLFSGRTFHSSRSGTAYTGGVCSLTRGGGINEYGNVGAMAITLCQSLGQNIGMRWNNARNSAGDCRCPDAWLGCIMEDTGYYLPRKFSRCSVDEYIQFLLQGGASCLFNKPNKLLDPPECGNGFVEPGEECDCGSQVECARSGGACCKKCTLTHDAMCSNGLCCSGCKYERRGVVCRDAVNDCDIPETCTGDSSQCPHNVHKLDGYICDSSQGRCYGGRCRTRDGQCRGLWGYNSADRFCYEKLNAEGTEKGNCGPGPEGQGWLQCNKPDVLCGFLFCANVTMKPKFGDLQGEVTSFTLYHQNKYLDCRGGHALLEDGSDLGYVEDGTPCGPNMMCLERRCLPVAAFNLSTCSGSNFGRICSDHGTCSNEVKCICDRDYTGKDCSVFDPIPEPTVPTGPEKKVCQ, encoded by the exons ATGCTGGCGGTGTGGTGCTTCACGGTCTTTGCTGCAGTGGGCGAGAGGCTTGCAGTCTcag GTACAGACAGGAGCCCGGTGCAGGATGGAGGCATGTGGGACTGGTTCACCCCGGCAGAGCAGCCCGACAGCGGGGACGATGCCACTCAGGTCACCTATCCGAAGCGGCTGGTGCAGCAGATCGAGTCGGAGGAGGAAATGGCTCATGACCACCTGGATACCAGGGTGAAGAACAACACCGGGGAGACCTCG cccGTCCACTTGGCCCAGAGCTGTTTCCAAGTGGAAGCCTTCGGACGGACCTTCACTCTGGACCTGGAGCTGAACCA TCACCTCCTATCGTCAGAATATGTGGAACGGCACTTTAACCAGGACGGCAGACCCTCACAGTCTGTG GGAGGGGAGCACTGCTACTACCAGGGAAGGTTAAGAGGCATACCGGAGTCCTGGGCAGCTCTGTCCACCTGCCACGGCCTGTG CGGCATGTTCTCTGATGGCTTCTTCTCTTACGGGATTGAGCCCACTCACAACACAAGCAATCAG GATGATGGTGCTCACGTAATCCGCAGGATGCCTGATATCAGGCTTTCCCCTGAATGCTCAG ACTGTACAGAGGACAGCGagtgggagagcagaggaggtgaaggcGATGAGGACAGACCGGACCAAACGAGGGAGCAGCAGGTGTCTGCGGGGCTGAGGCGATCCAAGAGGTTCGTTCGCAAGCCCTCTGTCCAGACTGAGACCAAATATATTGAGTTGATGGTGGTCAACGACAACGAAATG TTTGTACAGCTGCGTCGCTCCAGCAGCCAAACCAAGAACTTTGCCAAAGCAGTGGTCAACATGGCAGATGCG ATCTACAAGGAGCAGCTGAACACGAGGATCGTGCTGGTTGCGATGGAGACCTGGACCTCTAAAAATATGATGCCAGTCATGGAAGATCCATTGATAACGCTGCAGAACTTCATGAAATACAGGAAGGACAACATCAGAGAGCAGAGTGACGTCGTCCATCTTTTCTC AGGGCGAACGTTTCACAGTAGCCGCAGTGGGACAGCCTACACAGGAGGAGTGTGCTCACTAACGAGGGGAGGGGGAATCAACGAG TACGGGAACGTCGGCGCGATGGCCATCACTTTGTGCCAGAGTCTCGGCCAGAACATCGGCATGAGGTGGAACAACGCTCGCAACTCCGCAG GAGACTGCAGGTGCCCGGATGCCTGGCTGGGCTGCATCATGGAGGACACGGG atACTATCTGCCCAGAAAGTTTTCTCGCTGCAGTGTCGATGAGTACATCCAGTTCTTGCTCCAAGGGGGCGCGAGCTGCCTCTTCAACAAGCCCAACAAG ctgttgGACCCTCCGGAGTGTGGGAACGGCTTTGTGGAGCCAGGGGAGGAGTGTGACTGTGGATCCCAGGTG GAGTGCGCCCGCAGTGGAGGAGCCTGCTGCAAAAAATGCACCCTTACCCATGATGCCATGTGCAGTAACGGACTGTGCTGCAGTGGCTGCAAG TACGAGCGGAGAGGCGTGGTATGTCGAGACGCTGTGAACGACTGCGATATCCCAGAGACGTGCACCGGAGACTCCAGCCAG TGTCCTCATAATGTCCACAAGCTGGACGGCTACATCTGTGACAGCAGTCAG GGCCGCTGTTATGGGGGACGATGCAGGACTCGTGATGGACAGTGCAGGGGTCTCTGGGGTTATA ATTCAGCGGACAGGTTTTGTTATGAGAAGCTGAATGCTGAGGGGACAGAGAAAGGCAACTGTGGTCCAGGTCCTGAAGGCCAGGGCTGGCTGCAGTGCAACAAGCC GGATGTTTTATGCGGCTTCCTCTTCTGTGCCAACGTGACCATGAAGCCAAAGTTCGGAGACCTGCAGGGTGAGGTGACCAGCTTCACCCTCTACCACCAGAACAAGTACCTGGACTGCAG AGGGGGCCACGCTCTGCTGGAGGACGGCTCGGACCTGGGCTACGTGGAGGACGGCACTCCCTGCGGTCCCAACATGATGTGTTTGGAGCGACGCTGCCTCCCTGTGGCCGCGTTCAACCTCAGCACCTGTTCGGGGTCCAACTTTGGACGGATCTGTTCCGACCACGGG ACCTGCAGTAATGAGGTGAAGTGCATCTGCGACAGGGACTACACAGGGAAGGACTGCAGCGTCTTCGATCCCATCCCTGAGCCAACGGTCCCGACGGGCCCAGAGAAGAAAG TCTGCCAATGA
- the 42sp43 gene encoding P43 5S RNA-binding protein-like: protein MNGVRSGKPGGGASQTLFTCAHANCEATFNRQWRLKEHASVHTGARPCECTVAGCGRRFSRKAHLKRHLLQHSGEKQFKCKSCTQSFHDAAKLKKHVRYAHGVKNQYFKCEHPNCSMTFKKRRVFKLHLKEHGVPVKFKCTKDGCTATFDSHITRKAHEKKHAGYRCPQANCQVREHTWGKLQKHMAKHPATFTCQVCKKVFKKADALRRHRQIHASHKPVLVCPKDDCLAYFSTTFNLQHHIRKVHLELLKYRCSFPDCTRRFAMRESMTRHLLRHDPSASVLKKRQRPKKSWQKRLDRHNLPLVEENLRHLFALRMRLSRRTKVETNLSGLFNERKIPHYVDPEVNLSKLFGIKKPRPLEKPEVAPLKG, encoded by the exons ATGAATGGTGTGCGCAGCGGGAAACCTGGCGGCGGTGCGTCACAGACGTTGTTCACCTGCGCCCACGCGAACTGTGAAGCCACTTTCAACAGACAGTGGAGGCTGAAGGAGCATGCGTCAGTGCACACCGGAGCG CGCCCGTGTGAGTGCACAGTTGCTGGCTGTGGTCGTCGCTTCTCCAGAAAAGCCCACCTGAAACGCCACCTGCTTCAGCACAGCGGGGAGAAGCAATTCAA ATGTAAGAGCTGCACACAGAGTTTCCACGACGCCGCCAAACTGAAAAAACACGTGCGGTACGCCCACGGGGTCAAGAACCAGTATTTCAAG TGTGAACACCCAAACTGCTCCATGACCTTCAAAAAACGCAGAGTGTTTAAGCTGCACTTAAAGGAGCACGGCGTGCCTGTGAAGTTCAA GTGCACGAAGGACGGATGCACTGCCACGTTCGACTCCCACATCACCCGCAAGGCCCATGAGAAGAAGCACGCAG GTTACCGCTGTCCTCAAGCTAACTGCCAGGTGCGTGAACACACCTGGGGGAAACTTCAGAAGCACATGGCCAAACATCCAG CCACATTCACGTGCCAAGTGTGTAAGAAGGTGTTCAAGAAAGCGGATGCTCTGCGGAGGCACAGACAGATCCACGCGTCCCATAAGCCCGTGCTGGTTTGTCCCAAGGATGACTGCCTGGCCTACTTCTCCACAACCTTTAACCTGCAGCACCATATCCGCAAGGTGCACCTCGAGCTCCTAAAATACAGATGCTCCTTCCCCGACTGCACACGCAGGTTTGCTATGAGG GAGAGTATGACCAGACACCTGCTTCGTCATGACCCAAGCGCCAGCGTTCTGAAG AAACGTCAGCGGCCAAAGAAGTCCTGGCAGAAGCGTCTGGACAGACACAATCTGCCTCTTGTGGAGGAAAACCTGCGCCACCTCTTCGCCCTGCGCATGCGCCTCTCCCGACGCACCAAAGTGGAAACCAACCTCTCAGGCCTCTTCAATGAACGCAAGATCCCTCATTACGTCGACCCGGAAGTCAACCTGAGCAAGCTGTTTGGTATCAAAAAGCCCCGTCCTTTGGAGAAGCCTGAGGTGGCGCCGCTGAAAGGTTAA
- the LOC139342886 gene encoding endoplasmic reticulum protein SC65-like isoform X2, with amino-acid sequence MMLLKSLCLAFLLPALVEAQYEKYSFRSFPQKDIMPLDSTYGYALEQYAAQNWAESIKFLELSLRLHRLLRDSEAFCSRNCSSVSRDNDTLFADGTLRVVRHILLRAACLKKCKAGFPVFNLAYPRRDILETFEKRTPYRYIQYAHYQLNNLEKAVAAAHTFLKKNPTDPHLTKNMNYYKTLFDVEEYLIDHEEQPYESVFLKSVTLYNSGDFSSSARNMEQAITRYFEVYNDCLVGCEGAYEILEFKDFYPTLADLFTDALKCKVRCEEQLTPSVGGFVVEKFVATMYHYLQFSYYKMNDVKNAAPCAASYMLFDHKDQVMQQNVAYYRFYREQWGLEDGDFQPRPSWRQMQSWTDP; translated from the exons ATGATGCTCCTGAAAAGCTTGTGTCTGGCCTTCCTCCTTCCGGCCCTGGTGGAGGCTCAGTACGAGAAGTACAGCTTTAGAAGTTTCCCCCAGAAGGACATCATGCCGCTGGACTCCACGTACGGCTACGCGCTGGAGCAGTACGCGGCGCAGAACTGGGCAGAGAGCATCAAGTTCCTGGAGCTCAGCCTGCGGCTCCACCGGCTGCTGCGGGACAGCGAGGCTTTCTGCAGCCGCAACTGCAGCTCCGTCAGCCGGGACAACGACACCCTGTTCGCCGACGGCACCCTGCGCGTCGTGCGCCACATCCTGCTGAGGGCTGCGTGCCTGAAAAAGTGCAAAGCGGGGTTTCCAGTGTTCAACCTCGCGTACCCACGGAGGGATATACTGGAAACTTTCGAGAAACGGACACCGTATCGGTACATTCAGTATGCGCACTACCAG CTTAACAACCTGGAGAAGGCCGTGGCGGCGGCGCACACCTTCCTGAAGAAGAACCCCACCGACCCCCATCTGACCAAGAACATGAACTACTACAAGACGCTGTTCGACGTGGAGGAGTACCTCATCGACCACGAGGAGCAGCCGTACGAA AGCGTTTTCCTGAAGAGCGTGACGCTTTACAACAGCGGAGACTTCAGCAGCAGCGCCCGGAACATGGAGCAGGCCATCACGCGCTACTTTGAAGTGTACAACGACTGCTTGGTGGGCTGCGAGGGCGCCTACGAGATCCTGGAGTTCAAAGACTTCTACCCCACCCTGGCAG aTCTCTTCACGGATGCGCTGAAATGTAAGGTCAGATGCGAAGAGCAGCTGACGCCCAGCGTCGGAGGCTTCGTCGTGGAGAAGTTCGTAGCCACCATGTATCACTACCTCCAGTTTTCCTATTATAAAA TGAACGACGTGAAGAACGCCGCTCCGTGCGCGGCCAGTTACATGCTGTTCGACCACAAGGACCAGGTGATGCAGCAAAATGTAGCGTACTATCGCTTCTACCGGGAGCAGTGGGGACTCGAGGACGGCGACTTTCAGCCTCGGCCt AGTTGGCGGCAGATGCAGAGCTGGACTGACCCATAA